A DNA window from Enterobacter cloacae subsp. cloacae ATCC 13047 contains the following coding sequences:
- a CDS encoding glycoside hydrolase family 53 protein → MKRLKPALLAVCLSCGLAASAFAADAVKTRPFNAMPADFIKGADISTLLEAEQHGAKFYNQNGQQQDAIAILKANGVNYVRLRLWVDPQDASGKTYGGGSNNLENTIALAKRVKAQGLKLLLDFHYSDFWTDPGKQFKPKAWEKMDYPQLKTAIHDYTRDTIARFKQEGVLPDMVQIGNEINGGMLWPEGKSWGQGGGEFDRLAGLLNAAIGGLKENLTGGEQVKIMLHLAEGTKNDTFRWWFDEIAKRGVPFDIIGLSMYTYWNGPISALKANMDDISRRYNKDVIVVEAAYGYTLDNCDNAENSFQAKEEKDGGYPGTVQGQYDYIHDLMQSVIDVPDHRGKGIFYWEPTWIAVPGTTWATKAGMKYIHDEWKEGNARENQALFDCQGKVLPSITVFK, encoded by the coding sequence ATGAAAAGACTCAAACCCGCTTTGCTCGCCGTTTGCCTCTCATGTGGCCTTGCCGCGAGTGCTTTTGCTGCCGACGCGGTGAAAACGCGTCCGTTTAACGCCATGCCTGCAGATTTTATTAAGGGGGCGGATATTTCGACCCTACTGGAAGCCGAACAACACGGCGCGAAATTCTATAACCAGAACGGCCAGCAGCAGGATGCGATTGCGATCCTGAAGGCCAACGGCGTGAACTATGTACGCCTGCGCCTGTGGGTTGATCCACAGGATGCGAGCGGCAAGACCTATGGCGGTGGCAGTAACAACCTGGAAAACACGATTGCGCTGGCGAAGCGCGTGAAGGCGCAGGGCCTGAAGCTGCTGCTCGATTTCCACTACAGCGATTTCTGGACCGATCCGGGCAAACAGTTCAAGCCGAAAGCCTGGGAGAAGATGGACTACCCGCAGCTTAAAACGGCGATCCATGACTACACCCGCGACACCATCGCCCGCTTTAAGCAAGAGGGCGTACTGCCGGACATGGTGCAAATCGGTAACGAAATCAACGGCGGCATGCTGTGGCCGGAAGGCAAAAGCTGGGGGCAGGGCGGCGGCGAGTTTGACCGTCTGGCCGGACTGCTCAACGCCGCGATTGGCGGGCTAAAAGAGAATCTGACCGGCGGCGAGCAGGTGAAAATCATGCTGCACCTGGCCGAAGGGACTAAAAATGACACCTTCCGCTGGTGGTTTGACGAAATCGCGAAGCGCGGCGTGCCATTCGATATCATCGGCCTGTCAATGTACACCTACTGGAACGGCCCGATTAGCGCGCTGAAGGCCAATATGGATGACATCAGCAGGCGCTATAACAAAGACGTGATTGTGGTGGAAGCGGCATACGGCTATACGCTGGACAACTGCGATAACGCTGAGAACAGCTTCCAGGCGAAAGAAGAAAAAGACGGCGGCTATCCGGGTACCGTTCAGGGCCAGTACGATTATATTCACGATTTAATGCAGTCCGTTATTGATGTTCCGGACCACCGTGGCAAAGGCATTTTTTATTGGGAGCCGACCTGGATTGCCGTACCGGGCACCACGTGGGCGACCAAAGCCGGCATGAAATATATTCATGACGAATGGAAAGAGGGGAATGCCCGCGAGAATCAGGCGTTATTTGATTGCCAGGGAAAAGTGCTGCCATCAATAACGGTATTTAAATAA
- a CDS encoding maltoporin, whose amino-acid sequence MNTTIRSVSVALAAALASPSLFAASSVPIDFHGYLRSGVGVSRDGGMEEWQKNKIGRLGNEADTYGELELGSEVYKKNDVSFYLDSMVSMVSDGSNDNETTFGDDAQFGLRQLNLQIKGLIPGDPNAVIWGGKRYYQRHDLHIIDTKYWNISGSGAGIENYTLGPGAVSVAWIRGDANDVDYRVDGDNDVNINYIDLRYAGWKPWAGAWTEVGIDYAMPNPTNKQKEYGGLYEADNGVMVTGEISQDMLGGYNKLVLQYANKGLAQNMVSQGGGWYDMWNYVNDASGYRVINTGLIPITDKLSFNHVLTWGSADDTTQYTDKSRLISLVGRAQYQFTEYVRLIGEVGGFYQKDTYTDGSNYKQSGEKYTIALGLADGPDFMSRPELRVFASYLNDSEHGKSFEDGTASNTWNFGVQVEAWW is encoded by the coding sequence ATGAACACGACGATCCGCTCTGTATCCGTTGCGCTGGCTGCCGCGTTAGCGTCTCCATCGCTGTTTGCTGCGTCTTCAGTACCGATTGATTTTCATGGCTATCTTCGCTCCGGCGTTGGCGTCTCACGGGATGGTGGGATGGAGGAGTGGCAGAAGAATAAAATAGGCCGTCTGGGTAACGAAGCCGATACCTACGGCGAGCTGGAACTGGGCTCTGAGGTCTACAAAAAGAACGACGTGAGCTTTTATCTCGACAGCATGGTGAGCATGGTGTCTGACGGCTCTAACGATAACGAAACCACCTTTGGCGACGACGCTCAGTTTGGCCTGCGTCAGCTTAACCTGCAGATCAAGGGGTTGATCCCGGGCGATCCGAATGCGGTTATCTGGGGTGGGAAGCGCTATTACCAGCGTCATGATCTGCACATCATTGACACCAAATACTGGAACATCTCGGGATCCGGTGCAGGTATTGAAAACTATACGCTCGGCCCTGGCGCGGTCTCCGTGGCCTGGATCCGCGGCGATGCCAACGACGTGGACTACCGCGTTGACGGTGATAACGACGTGAACATTAATTATATCGATCTCCGCTATGCGGGCTGGAAACCGTGGGCAGGCGCGTGGACGGAAGTGGGTATTGACTATGCCATGCCAAACCCGACCAACAAACAGAAAGAGTATGGCGGGCTGTACGAGGCCGACAACGGCGTGATGGTAACCGGAGAGATCAGCCAGGACATGCTGGGCGGCTATAACAAGCTGGTGCTGCAGTATGCCAACAAAGGTCTGGCGCAGAACATGGTTTCCCAGGGGGGCGGCTGGTACGACATGTGGAACTATGTGAACGATGCCAGCGGCTACCGCGTGATTAATACCGGCTTAATTCCCATTACCGACAAGCTCTCCTTTAACCACGTCCTGACCTGGGGTTCGGCGGATGACACCACGCAGTATACCGATAAATCGCGCCTGATTTCGCTGGTGGGCCGCGCGCAGTATCAGTTCACCGAATATGTGCGTCTGATTGGTGAAGTGGGCGGGTTCTACCAGAAAGATACCTATACCGACGGTTCAAACTACAAGCAGAGCGGTGAGAAGTACACGATCGCCTTAGGTCTGGCGGACGGACCTGATTTTATGTCACGTCCCGAGCTACGGGTGTTTGCCTCCTACCTGAATGATTCCGAACATGGGAAATCCTTCGAAGACGGCACCGCCAGTAATACCTGGAATTTCGGCGTGCAGGTTGAAGCCTGGTGGTAA
- a CDS encoding PTS transporter subunit EIIB, translated as MDSQITQRLIPAFGGDDNIEHVEACITRLRVTVKDLNKVDSEALQNEGALGVIIIGQQVHAIFGRQSDALRQLLDEHFNQ; from the coding sequence ATGGACAGTCAAATTACCCAGCGTTTAATTCCCGCGTTTGGCGGCGACGATAATATCGAACACGTCGAAGCCTGTATTACCCGCCTGCGCGTGACGGTAAAAGATTTAAATAAAGTTGACTCTGAGGCGTTACAGAATGAAGGGGCGCTGGGGGTAATTATTATTGGCCAGCAGGTGCATGCCATATTTGGCAGGCAATCTGATGCCTTACGTCAGTTATTAGATGAACATTTTAATCAATAA
- a CDS encoding magnesium transporter has product MSYAIHNQNPLFNDSAIAQYMNTDFIVLDISLCVALAREQFFEKLKDDDIPSHIFIEDQGRLAGMIAVRKLLQTTDTVQPVKSLMLSQFLQVKPEDERADVAGLLAHSGADVVPVVTHGKLVGCLTEREMAHLLEDDVTEDAQRQGATLPLEKPYLETSAFSLWKKRSVWLLLLFVAEAYTSSVIQHFEEALESAIALAFFIPLLIGTGGNSGTQITSTLVRAMALGEVHLRDVGRVLCKEMTTSLMIAVTLGIAGCIRAWMMGIGLEITLIVSLTLVCITLWSAIVSSVIPMVLKRCGIDPAVVSAPFIATLIDGTGLIIYFKIAQYTLGLE; this is encoded by the coding sequence ATGTCTTACGCTATTCACAACCAGAACCCGTTATTCAATGACAGCGCTATCGCGCAATATATGAATACCGATTTTATTGTCCTCGATATTTCATTATGCGTGGCGCTGGCGCGCGAGCAGTTTTTCGAAAAATTAAAAGACGATGATATTCCGTCGCATATTTTCATTGAAGATCAGGGTCGCCTGGCAGGCATGATTGCGGTACGCAAATTGCTGCAAACCACCGATACCGTGCAGCCGGTAAAATCGCTGATGCTGTCGCAATTTCTGCAGGTCAAACCGGAAGATGAGCGGGCCGATGTCGCCGGACTGCTGGCTCACAGCGGTGCGGATGTAGTGCCTGTTGTCACCCACGGCAAGCTGGTTGGCTGCCTCACCGAGCGCGAAATGGCTCACCTGCTGGAAGACGATGTCACCGAAGATGCCCAGCGCCAGGGGGCCACGCTGCCGCTGGAAAAGCCCTATCTGGAGACCAGCGCCTTCAGCCTGTGGAAAAAACGCTCCGTCTGGCTGCTGCTGCTGTTTGTCGCGGAAGCCTACACCAGCTCGGTGATCCAGCACTTTGAAGAGGCGCTGGAGTCCGCCATTGCGCTGGCATTTTTTATCCCGCTGCTGATTGGCACCGGCGGGAACAGCGGAACGCAGATCACCTCCACGCTGGTGCGCGCCATGGCGCTGGGTGAAGTGCATCTGCGCGATGTCGGTCGCGTACTTTGCAAAGAGATGACCACCTCACTGATGATTGCCGTCACGCTCGGTATTGCCGGGTGCATCCGCGCATGGATGATGGGGATTGGGCTGGAAATTACCCTTATCGTCAGCCTGACGCTGGTGTGCATTACGCTGTGGAGTGCCATAGTCTCGTCCGTTATTCCCATGGTACTCAAGCGCTGCGGCATTGACCCGGCCGTCGTCTCCGCGCCGTTTATCGCGACGCTTATCGACGGTACCGGGCTGATTATCTACTTCAAAATCGCCCAGTATACGCTGGGGCTGGAGTAA
- a CDS encoding beta-galactosidase, protein MNKFAPLSPKVAALLHGADYNPEQWENYPGIIEKDIAMMQQAKCNVMSVGIFSWAKLEPREGEYDFAWLDNIIEKLYAAGIHIFLATPSGARPAWMSQKYPEVLRVGRNRVPALHGGRHNHCMSSPVYREKTFTINRLLAERYSHHPAVLGWHISNEYGGECHCHLCQARFRDWLKARYKTLDALNHAWWSTFWSHTYTDWSQIESPAPQGEVSIHGLNLDWRRFNTAQVTDFCRHEVAPLKVANAELPVTTNFMEYFYDYDYWQLAKAIDFISWDSYPMWHKEKDETALACYTAMYHDMMRSLKGGKPFVLMESTPSTTNWQPTSKLKKPGMHILSSMQAVAHGADSVQYFQWRKSRGSVEKFHGAVIDHVGHLDTRVGREVTRLGEMLARLPEVAGCRTEARVAIVFDQQNRWALDDAEGPRNMGMEYEKTVNEHYRPFWEKGIAVDVIDADGDLSDYALVVAPMLYMVREGFAERAEAFVANGGHLVTTYWTGVVDETDLCHLGGFPGPLRKLLGIWAEEIECLGEGERNLIQGLAGNAAGLQGPYQVRHLCELIHAESAQVLATYRDDFYAGRPAVTVNRVGKGKAWHVASRNDLPFQRDFFAGIINELALPRAIEGELPPGVVATARTDGETTWVFVQNYTAQQQYIALPQGYTDCMTDAAAAGDTALLPWDCRVLRRKA, encoded by the coding sequence ATGAATAAATTTGCGCCTTTAAGCCCAAAGGTCGCGGCGTTATTGCATGGCGCCGACTATAACCCGGAGCAATGGGAGAATTATCCCGGTATTATTGAAAAAGATATTGCCATGATGCAGCAGGCAAAATGTAATGTGATGTCGGTGGGCATATTTAGCTGGGCAAAGCTGGAGCCGCGTGAAGGGGAATATGATTTTGCGTGGCTGGATAATATTATTGAAAAACTGTATGCGGCAGGTATTCATATTTTCCTTGCTACGCCAAGCGGCGCGCGTCCGGCGTGGATGTCGCAAAAATACCCTGAGGTGCTGCGCGTCGGGCGCAACCGGGTGCCCGCGCTGCACGGAGGCCGACATAACCACTGCATGTCATCGCCAGTGTACCGTGAGAAGACATTCACCATTAACCGCCTGCTGGCGGAGCGTTATTCACACCATCCGGCGGTGCTGGGCTGGCATATCTCTAATGAATACGGCGGCGAATGTCACTGTCACCTGTGTCAGGCACGTTTTCGCGACTGGCTGAAGGCGCGCTATAAAACCCTGGACGCGCTGAACCACGCGTGGTGGAGCACCTTCTGGAGTCACACCTACACCGACTGGTCGCAGATAGAGTCCCCTGCGCCGCAGGGAGAAGTATCGATTCATGGCCTCAACCTCGACTGGCGTCGCTTCAATACCGCACAGGTGACCGATTTCTGCCGCCATGAAGTGGCCCCGCTAAAAGTAGCGAATGCGGAACTGCCGGTAACCACCAACTTTATGGAGTATTTCTACGACTACGACTACTGGCAGCTTGCGAAGGCGATCGACTTTATCTCCTGGGACAGCTACCCGATGTGGCACAAGGAGAAAGACGAAACGGCGCTTGCCTGCTACACCGCCATGTATCACGACATGATGCGTAGCCTGAAGGGCGGTAAGCCCTTCGTGCTGATGGAGTCGACGCCGAGCACCACCAACTGGCAGCCAACCAGCAAGCTGAAAAAGCCGGGGATGCATATTCTCTCGTCGATGCAGGCGGTGGCGCACGGAGCGGATTCGGTGCAGTACTTCCAGTGGCGTAAAAGCCGCGGGTCGGTGGAGAAATTCCACGGCGCGGTTATCGACCACGTGGGTCATCTGGATACCCGCGTCGGGCGTGAAGTGACGCGCCTGGGCGAGATGCTGGCACGCCTGCCGGAGGTCGCAGGTTGCCGTACCGAGGCCCGGGTGGCGATTGTCTTCGACCAGCAAAACCGCTGGGCGCTGGATGATGCCGAAGGTCCGCGCAATATGGGAATGGAGTACGAAAAAACCGTCAACGAGCACTATCGTCCGTTCTGGGAAAAAGGCATTGCGGTGGATGTCATTGACGCTGACGGCGATCTGAGCGACTACGCGCTGGTGGTGGCCCCCATGCTTTATATGGTACGCGAAGGGTTTGCCGAGCGGGCAGAAGCCTTTGTGGCTAATGGCGGGCATCTGGTGACGACCTACTGGACCGGCGTGGTGGATGAGACCGATCTCTGTCATCTGGGCGGTTTCCCTGGCCCGCTGCGCAAGCTTCTGGGCATCTGGGCAGAAGAAATCGAGTGCCTGGGCGAGGGGGAGCGCAACCTGATTCAGGGGCTGGCAGGCAACGCGGCAGGTTTGCAGGGGCCGTATCAGGTGCGGCATTTATGCGAGCTGATCCACGCTGAGTCCGCACAGGTGCTGGCGACCTACCGCGATGATTTCTACGCAGGTCGCCCTGCGGTAACGGTCAACCGCGTCGGTAAAGGCAAGGCGTGGCATGTTGCTTCACGTAACGATCTGCCGTTCCAGCGCGATTTCTTCGCCGGAATTATCAACGAGCTGGCACTACCGCGCGCCATCGAGGGTGAACTCCCGCCGGGCGTGGTTGCCACGGCACGCACGGATGGCGAAACCACCTGGGTGTTTGTGCAGAACTACACGGCACAGCAGCAGTACATCGCGCTGCCACAGGGGTATACCGACTGCATGACAGACGCCGCTGCTGCGGGCGATACCGCTCTGCTGCCCTGGGACTGTCGGGTGCTCAGGCGTAAAGCGTAA
- a CDS encoding sugar ABC transporter permease, which translates to MAQSQSIKREKWVRLSLSWLVIVLVSIIIIYPLVWTVGASFNAGNSLLSSSIIPENFSVQHYADLFNGQVNYMTWYWNSMKISFLTMVLTLISVSFTAYAFSRFRFKGRQNGLMLFLLLQMIPQFSALIAIFVLSQLLGLINSHLALVLIYVGGMIPMNTYLMKGYLDAIPKDLDESARMDGASNFRIFIEIIMPLSKPIVAVVALFSFTGPLGDFILSSTILRTPDKYTLPIGLYNLVAQKMGASYTTYAAGAVLIAVPVAILYLALQKYFVSGLTSGSTKG; encoded by the coding sequence ATGGCTCAATCACAAAGTATTAAACGTGAGAAGTGGGTTCGCCTCTCGCTCTCCTGGCTGGTTATCGTGCTGGTCTCGATAATCATCATTTACCCGCTGGTGTGGACTGTCGGTGCGTCGTTTAACGCGGGTAATAGCCTGCTGAGCTCGTCGATTATTCCAGAGAACTTCTCGGTGCAGCACTATGCCGACCTGTTCAACGGCCAGGTGAACTACATGACCTGGTACTGGAACTCAATGAAAATCAGCTTCCTGACCATGGTACTGACCTTAATCAGCGTCAGCTTTACCGCCTACGCGTTTTCGCGCTTTCGCTTTAAGGGGCGCCAGAACGGTCTGATGCTGTTCCTGCTGCTGCAGATGATCCCCCAGTTCTCGGCGCTGATTGCCATCTTCGTGCTGTCGCAGTTGCTGGGCCTTATCAATAGCCATCTGGCGCTGGTGCTGATCTACGTGGGCGGCATGATCCCAATGAACACTTACCTGATGAAAGGCTACCTCGATGCCATCCCGAAAGATCTGGATGAATCCGCGCGCATGGACGGGGCCAGTAATTTCCGGATTTTCATCGAAATTATCATGCCGCTTTCGAAGCCGATTGTGGCGGTGGTGGCGCTGTTCTCCTTCACCGGGCCGCTGGGGGATTTCATCCTCTCCAGCACCATTTTGCGCACCCCGGACAAATACACCTTACCCATCGGGCTTTATAACCTGGTGGCACAAAAAATGGGGGCCAGCTACACCACCTACGCGGCAGGCGCGGTCCTGATTGCGGTGCCGGTGGCGATCCTCTACCTGGCGTTACAAAAATACTTCGTCTCCGGCCTGACCTCCGGGAGTACCAAAGGATAA
- a CDS encoding LacI family DNA-binding transcriptional regulator produces the protein MKSKSATLEDVARHAGVSYQTVSRVLNKSANVSEATRHKVEKSIELLRYVPNRLAQQLVGKQSQTVGLVTISLALHAPSQVAAAVKRYANVERYQVLISMIDENVNQSIQDSINELKSQLVSKVIINVPLEAEEAQKIATDNDDIVCLFLDVDPYSSVFNVSFNPADGTRASVKYLYELGHRDIALLAGPESSVSAQLRLKSWIETLKGYGLEPASVIRGNWDAQSGYAGALQMLRETPQFSAVLVANDQMALGVLSAFHQQQISIPGEKSVIGYDDTYESSFFYPALTTVSLDLDLQGKEAVRRILDSGEESALRMSSILPARLVVRQSTGPKGEKGKNLQALAQQLREIAHQLGDV, from the coding sequence ATGAAGTCGAAAAGCGCAACGTTAGAGGACGTCGCACGCCATGCAGGCGTCTCCTATCAGACCGTGTCCAGGGTACTGAATAAATCTGCCAATGTATCCGAGGCCACGCGCCACAAGGTTGAGAAATCCATAGAGTTATTGCGGTATGTGCCGAATCGCCTGGCCCAGCAACTGGTAGGCAAGCAGAGCCAGACCGTCGGGCTGGTGACCATTTCACTGGCTTTGCACGCGCCTTCTCAGGTGGCGGCAGCGGTAAAACGCTATGCGAACGTGGAGAGATACCAGGTACTGATCTCGATGATAGATGAGAACGTCAACCAAAGTATTCAGGACTCTATCAACGAACTGAAGTCCCAGCTGGTGAGCAAGGTGATCATTAACGTGCCTCTGGAGGCCGAAGAGGCGCAGAAAATCGCCACCGACAACGACGATATCGTCTGTCTTTTCCTGGATGTCGACCCGTACAGTTCTGTGTTTAACGTTTCGTTTAACCCGGCGGATGGGACCCGCGCCAGCGTTAAATACCTTTACGAGCTGGGCCATCGCGACATCGCCCTGCTGGCGGGGCCGGAGTCCTCTGTGTCGGCACAGTTGAGGCTAAAAAGCTGGATCGAAACCCTGAAGGGTTACGGGCTGGAGCCCGCTTCGGTGATCCGCGGCAACTGGGATGCGCAGAGCGGGTATGCCGGTGCGCTGCAGATGTTGCGCGAAACGCCGCAGTTTTCCGCCGTACTGGTGGCCAACGACCAGATGGCGCTGGGCGTACTGAGCGCCTTCCACCAGCAGCAGATTTCCATTCCGGGCGAGAAGTCGGTGATTGGCTACGATGATACCTACGAAAGCTCGTTCTTCTACCCGGCGCTGACGACGGTCTCACTGGATTTAGATCTGCAGGGCAAAGAGGCGGTGCGCCGCATTCTGGACAGCGGCGAAGAGAGTGCCCTGCGCATGTCCTCGATTTTACCTGCCCGTCTGGTGGTGCGACAGTCCACCGGGCCGAAAGGGGAGAAGGGAAAAAACCTCCAGGCGCTGGCCCAGCAGCTGCGCGAGATTGCGCATCAACTGGGTGATGTGTAG